A genomic stretch from Malus domestica chromosome 15, GDT2T_hap1 includes:
- the LOC103438248 gene encoding non-specific lipid transfer protein GPI-anchored 31-like, which yields MERLIFILTTCFMLANCARIPDVDPLSYAASPEPSSPDVPKTAGSPSADGCNDVIFEIADCIPFLSDGNTNTKPEGSCCPGLEMVLKASDGCICEAIESSADLGVHINMTKAMTLPSACGISAPSFLSECNIPLPPGASAQVPHTHAPKSSPKSQSPKPSQAPRSSVNVVPSPVTAPHAGTYSVSASLVLTLSMLSASFYCISF from the exons ATGGAGAGATTGATATTCATTTTGACCACATGTTTTATGTTGGCAAATTGTGCACGAATCCCTGATGTTGATCCACTATCGTATGCAGCATCACCGGAACCAAGCTCACCGGACGTACCAAAAACAGCAGGCTCACCAAGCGCAGATGGTTGTAACGATGTGATATTCGAAATTGCTGATTGCATTCCCTTTTTAAGCGATGGGAACACGAACACAAAGCCGGAAGGTTCGTGTTGTCCCGGATTGGAGATGGTGCTAAAAGCTAGTGATGGCTGCATATGTGAAGCCATAGAAAGTAGTGCTGATTTGGGTGTTCATATAAATATGACAAAGGCTATGACATTGCCTTCTGCTTGTGGAATCTCTGCACCTTCTTTTCTTAGTGAATGTAACA TCCCATTGCCTCCTGGTGCAAGTGCTCAGG TACCCCACACACATGCTCCAAAATCATCACCAAAGAGTCAATCTCCAAAACCAAGCCAGGCACCAAGAAGTTCCGTTAATGTAGTTCCATCACCGGTCACTGCTCCACACGCCGGAACTTACTCAGTATCTGCATCTCTAGTGCTTACTCTTAGCATGCTTTCTGCATCATTCTACTGTATTTCATTTTAA
- the LOC103438249 gene encoding acetyl-CoA carboxylase 1-like: MSEAQRKLLTVPSFHRGNGYVNGALRHPSMASKVDEFCYALGGKKPIHSILIANNGMAAVKFIRSVRTWSYETFGTEKAILLVAMATPEDMRINAEHIRIADQFVEVPGGTNNNNYANVQLITEMAERTHVNAVWPGWGHASENPELPDALNAKGIVFLGPPSISMAALGDKIGSSLIAQAANVPTLPWSGSHVKIPSDSCLVTIPEEVYREACVYTTEEAVASCQVVGYPAMIKASWGGGGKGIRKVHNDDEVRALFKQVQGEVPGSPIFIMKLAAQSRHLEVQLLCDQYGNVSALHSRDCSVQRRHQKIIEEGPITVAPIETVKKLEQSARRLAKSVNYVGAATVEYLYGMETGEYYFLELNPRLQVEHPVTEWIAEINLPAAQVVVGMGIPLWQIPEIRRFYGMEHGGGYDAWRKTSAIATPFDFDEAESTRPKGHCVAVRVTSEDPDDGFKPTSGKVQELSFKSKPNVWAYFSVKSGGGIHEFSDSQFGHVFAFGESRALAIANMVLGLKEIQIRGEVRTNVDYSIDLLHASDYRENKIHTGWLDSRIAMRVRAERPPWYLSVVGGTLFKASASSAAMVSDYVGYLEKGQIPPKHISHVHAQVSLNIEGSKYTIDMVRGGPGSYRLRMNESEIEAEIHTLRDGGLLMQLDGNSHIIYAEEEAAGTRLLIDGRTCLLQNDHDPSKLIAETPCKLLRYLVTDGSHVEGDTPYAEVEVMKMCMPLLSPASGAIHFRMSEGQAMQAGELIAKLDLDDPSAVRKAEPFHGSFPVLGPPTAISGKVHQRCAASIIAARMILAGYEHNIDEVVQNLLTCLDSPELPFLQWQECFAVLATRLPKDLKNELESKFKEFEVISSSQNVEFPAKLLRGVLEAHLFSCPDKEKGAQERLVEPLMSLVKSYEGGRESHARVIVQSLFEEYLSVEELFSDNIQADVIERLRLQYKKDLLKIVDIVLSHQGVKNKNKLILRLMEQLVYPNPAAYREKLIRFSQLNHTSYSELALKASQLMEQTKLSELRSSIARSLSELEMFTEDGETMDTPKRKSAINERMEDLVSAPLAVEDALVGLFDHSDHTLQRRVVESYVRRLYQPYLVKGSVRMQWQRSGLMASWEFLDEHTERKNANEDQSSGKSIEKYSERKWGVMIIIKSLQFLPAIISAALKEMSHQLHESIPNGSSDPSSFGNMMHIALVGINNQMSLLQDSGDEDQAQERIKKLAKILKEQGVASSLHSAGVRVISCIIQRDEGRAPMRHSFHWSSEKLYYKEEPLLRHLEPPLSIYLELDKLKGYENVQYTPSRDRQWHLYSVVDKPQPTKRMFLRTLVRQPTSNDGFAGFQRLDMEAANKQWTLSFTSRSILRSLLTAMEELELNAHNASVKSDHTHMYLYILREQQIDDLLPYPKRVDLDSGQEETVVEAILEELAREIHASVGVRMHRLGVCEWEVKLWIASSRQANVAWRVVVTNVTGHTCTVHIYRELEDTSKQGVVYHSASTQPPLHGLPVNAQYQPLGAIDRRRLLARRTSTTYCYDFPLAFQMALEQAWASQLPGSKKPKDKILKVTELKFSDQHGTWGTPLVEVVRPPGLNDVGMVAWFMEMSTPEFPSGRKILIVSNDVTFKAGSFGPREDAFFFAVTELACAKKLPLIYLAANSGARIGVAEEVKSCFKVGWSDESSPERGFQYVYLTSEDYARIGSSVIAHELKLASGESRWVIDTIVGKEDGLGVESLTGSGAIAGAYSRAYRETFTLTYVTGRTVGIGAYLARLGMRCIQRLDQPIILTGFSALNKLLGREVYSSHMQLGGPKIMGTNGVVHLTVADDLEGISAIVKWLSYVPAHAGGPLPILSPSDPPERPVEYCPENSCDPRAAISGTLNGDGKWMGGIFDKDSFIETLEGWARTVVTGRAKLGGIPVGIVAVETQTVMQVIPADPGQLDSHERVVPQAGQVWFPDSASKTAQALLDFNREELPLFILANWRGFSGGQRDLFEGILQAGSTIVENLRTYKQPIFVFIPMMGELRGGAWVVVDSRINPDHIEMYADRTARGNVLEPEGMIEIKFRNKELLESMGRLDQQLIQLKAKLQEAKSSGAHEMVETLQHQIRSREKQLLPVYTQIATRFAELHDTSLRMAAKGVIREVLDWNSSRSFFYKRLRRRISEESLIKTVRDAAGEQLSHKSASDLIKNWFLSSDIPGCREDAWVDDEIFFRWKENPKNYEDKLKELRVQKVLLQLANIGDSVSDLQALPQGLAALLSKVEPSSRALLIDELRRVLG, from the exons ATGTCGGAAGCCCAGAGGAAATTGTTGACAGTACCCAGTTTCCATCGTGGAAATGGGTACGTAAATGGGGCACTCAGGCATCCTTCTATGGCATCTAAAGTTGATGAATTCTGCTATGCCCTTGGTGGGAAGAAGCCAATCCATAGCATTTTAATTGCAAACAATGGAATGGCTGCAGTCAAGTTTATTCGTAGTGTGAGGACATGGTCTTATGAGACATTTGGTACAGAGAAGGCTATTTTATTGGTGGCAATGGCCACACCAGAGGACATGAGAATCAATGCAGAACACATCAGAATCGCCGATCAGTTTGTGGAGGTTCCTGGTGGAACTAACAATAATAATTATGCCAATGTGCAACTCATTACAGAG ATGGCAGAGAGAACACATGTTAATGCAGTTTGGCCCGGTTGGGGTCATGCCTCTGAGAACCCTGAGCTTCCAGATGCATTGAATGCAAAGGGAATTGTATTTCTTGGGCCACCATCTATATCTATGGCAGCATTAGGAGATAAAATTGGTTCATCATTAATTGCTCAGGCTGCCAACGTACCTACTCTTCCATGGAGCGGATCACAT GTGAAAATTCCTTCAGATAGCTGCTTGGTTACAATCCCAGAGGAAGTATATAGGGAAGCGTGTGTTTATACAACAGAGGAAGCTGTTGCAAGTTGTCAGGTTGTAGGTTACCCAGCAATGATTAAGGCTTCATGGGGTGGTGGTGGTAAAGGCATAAGAAAG GTCCATAATGATGATGAGGTAAGGGCATTGTTCAAGCAAGTTCAGGGTGAAGTTCCTGGATCTCCAATATTTATAATGAAACTCGCAGCCCAG AGCCGACATTTAGAGGTACAGTTACTGTGTGATCAGTATGGAAATGTTTCAGCTTTGCATAGCCGTGATTGCAGTGTTCAAAGGCGGCACCAGAAG ATTATTGAGGAGGGTCCAATTACTGTAGCTCCTATAGAGACTGTAAAAAAGTTGGAGCAATCAGCTCGAAGGTTGGCTAAATCTGTTAATTATGTTGGAGCAGCTACTGTTGAGTACCTCTACGGTATGGAAACTGGCGAGTACTATTTCTTGGAGCTGAACCCTCGATTACAG GTGGAGCACCCAGTCACTGAGTGGATAGCTGAAATAAATCTTCCAGCTGCCCAAGTTGTTGTTGGGATGGGCATACCTCTCTGGCAAATCCCTG AGATAAGGCGATTTTATGGAATGGAACATGGTGGTGGGTATGATGCTTGGAGAAAGACCTCAGCCATTGCTACCCCATTCGATTTTGACGAGGCAGAATCTACAAGGCCAAAGGGTCATTGTGTTGCCGTGCGTGTAACAAGTGAGGATCCAGATGATGGCTTTAAGCCTACCAGTGGGAAAGTACAG GAGTTGAGTTTTAAAAGCAAGCCAAATGTTTGGGCCTACTTTTCTGTTAAG TCTGGAGGGGGCATTCATGAATTCTCAGACTCTCAGTTTG GACATGTTTTTGCATTTGGAGAGTCTCGAGCTCTAGCTATTGCAAATATGGTTCTTGGGCTGAAGGAAATTCAAATTAGAGGAGAAGTTCGTACAAATGTTGATTATTCAATAGATCTTCTACAT GCCTCAGACTATAGAGAGAATAAAATCCACACGGGTTGGTTGGATAGTAGAATTGCCATGCGTGTTAGAGCAGAAAGGCCTCCTTGGTATCTTTCTGTAGTTGGAGGGACTTTGTTT AAAGCATCTGCTAGTAGTGCAGCAATGGTGTCAGATTATGTGGGTTATCTTGAGAAAGGGCAAATTCCACCCAAG CACATATCACATGTCCATGCACAAGTATCGTTGAACATTGAAGGGAGCAAATACACG ATTGACATGGTGAGGGGGGGTCCAGGAAGCTACAGATTGAGGATGAATGAGTCAGAGATTGAAGCAGAGATACATACTTTACGCGATGGGGGTTTGTTGATGCAG TTGGATGGGAACAGTCACATTATATATGCAGAGGAAGAAGCAGCTGGAACTCGCCTTCTTATTGATGGAAGGACTTGCTTGCTTCAG AACGACCATGATCCGTCCAAGTTAATAGCAGAGACACCATGCAAGCTGCTGAGGTACTTGGTTACTGATGGTAGTCATGTCGAAGGTGACACACCATATGCCGAGGTTGAGGTTATGAAGATGTGTATGCCTCTTCTTTCACCTGCTTCTGGAGCTATCCACTTTAGAATGTCTGAAGGTCAAGCAATGCAG GCTGGTGAACTTATTGCAAAGCTTGATTTAGATGATCCTTCAGCTGTAAGAAAGGCAGAACCTTTCCATGGAAGCTTCCCAGTTCTGGGGCCTCCAACTGCAATTTCTGGTAAAGTTCACCAGAGATGTGCTGCTAGCATAATTGCGGCCCGAATGATTCTTGCTGGTTATGAGCATAACATTGATGAA GTAGTGCAAAACTTGCTCACTTGCCTAGACAGTCCTGAACTCCCTTTCCTTCAATGGCAAGAGTGCTTTGCTGTTCTAGCAACCCGCCTACCCAAAGATCTTAAAAATGAA TTGGAATCAAAATTTAAGGAGTTTGAGGTGATTTCTAGTTCTCAGAATGTTGAGTTCCCCGCTAAGTTGTTGCGCGGTGTTCTTGAG GCCCATCTATTCTCCTGTCCTGATAAAGAGAAAGGAGCCCAAGAAAGGCTTGTTGAGCCTTTGATGAGCCTTGTGAAGTCTTATGAGGGTGGACGAGAAAGTCATGCCCGAGTTATCGTCCAATCCCTTTTTGAAGAGTACCTGTCTGTTGAAGAATTATTCAGTGACAACATTCAG GCTGATGTGATTGAACGCCTTCGACTTCAATATAAAAAAGATCTATTGAAGATTGTGGACATTGTGCTTTCTCACCAG GGTGTCAAGAATAAAAATAAGTTGATACTACGACTCATGGAACAACTGGTCTACCCCAACCCTGCTGCGTACAGGGAAAAGCTAATTCGGTTTTCTCAACTTAACCATACAAGCTATTCTGAG TTGGCACTAAAGGCAAGTCAACTGATGGAGCAAACCAAGTTGAGTGAACTTCGTTCCAGCATTGCCCGAAGTCTTTCTGAGTTAGAGATGTTTACCGAGGATGGTGAAACCATGGATACTCCCAAGAGGAAAAGTGCCATAAATGAACGAATGGAGGATCTTGTGAGTGCTCCTTTGGCAGTTGAAGATGCCCTTGTAGGTCTATTTGATCACAGTGATCACACACTTCAGAGGCGGGTTGTGGAGAGCTATGTGCGTCGGTTATACCAG CCATATCTTGTAAAGGGGAGTGTGAGGATGCAGTGGCAAAGATCTGGTCTTATGGCTTCCTGGGAGTTCTTGGACGAACATACAGAGAGAAAAAATGCAAATGAAGATCAATCTTCTGGTAAATCAATTGAGAAATACAGCGAGAGAAAATGGGGAGTCATGATTATTATCAAATCCCTTCAATTTCTTCCAGCAATTATTAGTGCTGCATTGAAGGAAATGTCTCATCAACTTCATGAATCAATTCCGAATGGATCTAGTGATCCAAGCAGCTTTGGAAATATGATGCATATTGCTTTAGTTGGCATCAACAATCAGATGAGTTTACTTCAGGATAG TGGCGATGAGGATCAGGCTCAAGAAAGAATTAAGAAGTTAGCGAAAATACTAAAAGAGCAAGGAGTAGCGTCCAGTCTGCACAGTGCAGGTGTCAGGGTAATTAGTTGCATCATACAAAGAGATGAAGGGCGAGCTCCTATGAGGCATTCCTTCCACTGGTCGTCAGAGAAACTCTATTACAAGGAAGAGCCATTATTGCGTCATCTGGAACCACCTCTATCCATTTACCTTGAGTTG GACAAGCTTAAAGGTTACGAGAATGTACAGTATACCCCATCCCGGGATCGTCAGTGGCACTTGTACAGCGTTGTAGATAAGCCACAACCAACCAAAAGGATGTTCCTCAGAACACTTGTAAGGCAGCCCACTTCAAATGATGGGTTTGCTGGATTTCAAAGGCTAGACATGGAAGCAGCTAATAAGCAATGGACTTTGTCATTTACTTCAAGGAGTATTTTAAGGTCCTTATTGACAGCAATGGAAGAGTTGGAACTTAATGCACACAATGCCAGTGTCAAATCTGACCATACTCATATGTACCTTTATATCTTGCGTGAGCAACAAATTGATGATCTACTGCCTTACCCCAA GAGAGTTGATTTAGATTCCGGACAAGAAGAAACTGTGGTGGAGGCCATCTTAGAAGAACTTGCACGGGAAATCCATGCGTCTGTTGGTGTAAGGATGCATAGGTTGGGTGTTTGTGAGTGGGAAGTGAAGCTGTGGATTGCATCCTCTCGGCAGGCAAATGTTGCTTGGAGGGTTGTCGTCACGAACGTGACTGGTCATACCTGTACTGTACAT ATATATCGGGAACTAGAAGATACCAGCAAACAGGGGGTGGTATACCATTCAGCCTCTACACAGCCCCCCCTGCATGGTTTACCAGTGAATGCACAGTACCAGCCTCTGGGAGCTATTGACCGCAGACGTCTGTTGGCCAGGAGAACCAGCACCACTTACTGCTATGATTTTCCACTG GCATTTCAGATGGCCTTGGAACAGGCATGGGCATCCCAGTTGCCAGGTAGTAAAAAACCAAAAGATAAAATTCTTAAAGTCACTGAGCTCAAGTTTTCTGACCAGCATGGCACCTGGGGCACTCCTCTTGTTGAAGTGGTTCGTCCACCTGGGCTCAATGATGTTGGTATGGTAGCCTGGTTTATGGAGATGTCTACCCCTGAGTTCCCTTCAGGAAGGAAGATATTGATTGTTTCAAATGATGTGACCTTCAAAGCTGGATCTTTTGGTCCAAGAGAGGATGCATTCTTCTTTGCAGTAACTGAACTTGCTTGTGCTAAGAAACTGCCCTTAATATACTTGGCAGCAAACTCAGGTGCCCGTATTGGGGTAGCTGAAGAAGTCAAATCCTGCTTTAAAGTTGGTTGGTCTGATGAATCGAGTCCTGAGCGTGGCTTTCAGTATGTATATTTAACCTCTGAGGATTATGCTCGGATTGGATCATCTGTGATAGCACATGAATTAAAGCTGGCAAGTGGAGAAAGCAGATGGGTTATAGATACCATTGTTGGAAAGGAGGATGGCTTGGGAGTTGAAAGCTTGACTGGCAGTGGAGCAATTGCTGGTGCATATTCAAGGGCATACAGGGAAACCTTTACCTTAACATACGTGACCGGCAGAACTGTAGGGATAGGGGCTTATCTTGCTCGGCTTGGGATGCGGTGCATACAGAGGCTTGATCAGCCCATTATTTTAACTGGTTTCTCTGCATTGAACAAACTTCTTGGCCGGGAGGTGTACAGCTCTCATATGCAACTTGGAGGACCTAAAATTATGGGAACAAATGGGGTTGTCCATCTAACGGTTGCTGATGATCTTGAAGGAATATCTGCTATTGTGAAGTGGTTAAGTTATGTTCCTGCCCATGCTGGTGGACCACTCCCCATTTTAAGTCCCTCAGATCCTCCAGAAAGGCCTGTTGAGTACTGCCCTGAGAATTCATGTGATCCTCGTGCTGCTATTAGCGGCACTTTAAATGGTGATGGAAAGTGGATGGGGGGTATTTTTGACAAAGACAGCTTTATTGAAACACTAGAAGGTTGGGCGAGGACGGTTGTTACTGGAAGGGCAAAGCTTGGAGGAATCCCTGTAGGAATAGTTGCTGTCGAGACCCAGACGGTGATGCAAGTTATACCTGCTGATCCAGGCCAGCTTGATTCGCATGAGAGGGTTGTTCCTCAGGCTGGGCAAGTATGGTTTCCTGATTCTGCTAGTAAGACAGCCCAAGCGTTATTAGATTTCAACAGAGAGGAGCTCCCACTTTTCATTCTTGCCAACTGGAGAGGATTTTCTGGTGGGCAGAGGGACCTTTTCGAAGGGATCCTTCAGGCTGGATCAACCATTGTGGAGAACCTTAGGACTTACAAACAGCCCATATTTGTGTTCATCCCCATGATGGGTGAACTCCGCGGTGGAGCGTGGGTGGTCGTGGATAGTCGAATAAACCCAGACCATATTGAAATGTATGCTGATCGAACTGCTAGAGGTAACGTGCTTGAGCCAGAGGGGATGATCGAGATCAAGTTCAGGAACAAGGAGCTGCTGGAGAGCATGGGCAGGCTTGACCAACAGCTGATCCAATTGAAGGCAAAACTTCAGGAAGCCAAGAGCAGTGGGGCACATGAGATGGTTGAAACGCTACAGCATCAGATACGATCACGTGAAAAACAGCTTTTGCCTGTCTACACTCAGATAGCCACTAGATTTGCGGAACTGCACGATACTTCTCTCAGGATGGCTGCAAAGGGGGTAATCAGAGAAGTTTTGGACTGGAACAGTTCTCGATCTTTCTTCTATAAAAGATTGCGTCGGAGAATTTCCGAAGAGTCACTCATCAAGACAGTGAGAGATGCTGCTGGTGAACAGCTGTCGCATAAATCTGCTTCAGATTTGATCAAGAACTGGTTTTTGAGTTCTGATATTCCAGGATGCAGAGAAGATGCTTGGGTGGATGACGAAATTTTCTTTAGATGGAaggaaaatccaaaaaattacGAGGATAAACTAAAGGAGTTGCGGGTCCAGAAGGTATTGCTTCAATTGGCAAATATTGGTGACTCAGTTTCTGATTTGCAAGCCTTACCCCAAGGTCTTGCTGCCCTTCTAAGCAAG GTCGAGCCATCAAGCAGAGCGCTGTTGATTGATGAACTCCGAAGGGTGCTCGGTTAA